A portion of the Krasilnikovia cinnamomea genome contains these proteins:
- a CDS encoding ABC transporter ATP-binding protein: protein MLLELDNVTLLYGRIQALHGISLNVAQGEIVALIGANGAGKSTTMRAISGLRPVAQGAIRFDGEDITKLRADLRVIRGVSQSPEGRGIFPGMTVRENLEMGAYTRKVRAEINEDMERAFTLFPRLKEREKQVGGTLSGGEQQMLAVGRALMSRPKLLLLDEPSMGLAPMLIQQIFDIIVEINQQGTTVLLVEQNAQQALSRAHRAYVLETGHIVKSGTGAELLHDPAVKDAYLGVA from the coding sequence ATGCTGCTTGAGCTGGACAACGTCACGCTGCTGTACGGCCGCATCCAGGCCCTGCACGGCATCAGCCTGAACGTGGCACAGGGCGAGATCGTGGCCCTGATCGGCGCCAACGGCGCCGGCAAGTCCACCACGATGCGGGCGATCTCGGGTCTGCGGCCGGTGGCGCAGGGCGCCATCCGCTTCGACGGCGAGGACATCACCAAGCTGCGCGCCGACCTGCGCGTGATCCGCGGGGTGTCCCAGTCGCCGGAGGGCCGGGGCATCTTCCCGGGCATGACCGTCCGGGAGAACCTGGAAATGGGCGCATACACCCGCAAAGTACGCGCCGAGATCAACGAAGACATGGAGCGGGCCTTCACGCTGTTCCCCCGGCTGAAGGAGCGCGAGAAGCAGGTCGGCGGCACCCTGTCCGGCGGTGAGCAGCAGATGCTCGCGGTCGGGCGGGCGCTGATGAGCCGACCCAAACTGCTCCTTTTGGATGAGCCGTCCATGGGTCTAGCGCCGATGCTGATCCAGCAGATCTTCGACATCATCGTCGAGATCAATCAGCAGGGCACCACGGTGCTGCTGGTGGAGCAGAACGCACAACAGGCGCTGTCGCGCGCGCACCGCGCGTACGTGCTGGAGACCGGTCACATCGTCAAGTCCGGGACCGGCGCGGAACTGCTGCACGACCCCGCCGTCAAGGACGCCTACCTCGGCGTCGCCTGA
- a CDS encoding ArsR/SmtB family transcription factor gives MRATIETKPRASSWTPVVRGALDAKQATAVAPMFKALGDPVRLRLLSMIASAGGGEVCVCDLTGEFELTGPTISHHLKVLREAGLVHSDRRGTWVYYRLVPGALAGLGDLLDVSSLAGSGAR, from the coding sequence ATGCGAGCAACGATCGAGACGAAGCCCCGGGCGTCCTCGTGGACACCGGTGGTTCGGGGGGCGCTCGACGCCAAGCAGGCCACCGCGGTCGCGCCGATGTTCAAGGCGCTGGGCGACCCCGTGCGGCTCCGACTGCTGTCGATGATCGCCTCGGCGGGCGGCGGCGAAGTGTGCGTGTGTGACCTCACCGGGGAGTTCGAGCTGACCGGCCCCACCATCTCCCACCACCTGAAGGTGCTGCGCGAGGCCGGGCTGGTGCACAGCGACCGGCGCGGCACGTGGGTGTACTACCGGCTTGTGCCCGGCGCGCTGGCGGGCCTCGGCGACCTGCTGGACGTCAGCAGCCTCGCGGGCTCCGGCGCCCGCTGA
- the polA gene encoding DNA polymerase I gives MSDDAQTPRLLLLDGHSLAYRAFFALPVENFSTQTGQPTNAVFGFTSMLINMLRDEQPTHIVVAFDVSRVSFRTEKYAEYKAGRSETPQPFQGQVSLVKEVLEALRIPVVEKPGYEADDVIATLATQARELGMEVIISTGDRDAFQLAGEHVTILYPVRGVSEVWRMTPDAIEKKYGVGPDRYRDKAALVGETSDNLPGVPGVGDKTAAKWINQYGGLDGIVAHVDEIKGKAGENLRANLANVLRNYEINALVCDLELPLGPADVKWPGWDREAVHQVFDALEFRVLRERLYSYLEAVEPEAESGFDLSGTVLRTGEVAGWLREHAGVAPVGVAVTGRFGRGTGALTGIAVATGDGPAAWFDPTTLDENDERAVAAWLAEPSRPKVIHDAKPALLAMRAHGWSLAGVRVDTALAAYLAKPDQRAYDLTDLALRYLKRELRVDAPDDGQLTLEGLGDDGAAEEGVMLRARATLDLADVLTEELSRDGGESQRLLADVEQPLEVVLGEMEHLGIAADTDYLSELEAHFAAEVKAAAQAAHAEVGREFNLGSPKQLQEILFTERNLPKTKRIKSGYTTDADALQGLFAQTADPLLAHLLRHRDVAKLKSTVDGLLKSVSDDGRIHTTFNQTVAATGRLSSTDPNLQNIPIRTEEGRRIRRAFIVGEGFEQLMTADYSQIEMRIMAHLSGDDALIAAFNSGADFHAATASSVFHLPLEQVGHDHRRKIKAMNYGLAYGLSAYGLSNQLTIAVEEARGLMEEYFSRFGGVRDYLQAVVRRAVQDGYTATILGRRRYLPDLSSDNRQRREMAERMALNAPIQGSAADIIKVAMLRVDEALREAGLRSRMLLQVHDELVFEVAPGERDALEELVRREMGGAYPLSVPLEVSVGVGRDWDGADH, from the coding sequence GTGAGCGACGACGCCCAGACCCCCCGCTTGCTGCTGCTCGACGGCCACTCGCTGGCCTACCGGGCCTTCTTCGCGCTGCCGGTGGAGAACTTCTCGACCCAGACCGGCCAGCCGACCAACGCGGTGTTCGGCTTCACCTCGATGCTGATCAACATGCTGCGCGACGAGCAGCCGACGCACATCGTGGTCGCCTTCGACGTGTCCCGGGTGTCCTTCCGCACGGAGAAGTACGCGGAGTACAAGGCGGGCCGCTCCGAGACCCCGCAGCCGTTCCAGGGCCAGGTCAGCCTGGTCAAGGAGGTTCTCGAGGCGCTGCGCATCCCGGTGGTGGAGAAGCCGGGCTACGAGGCCGACGACGTCATCGCCACCCTCGCCACCCAGGCCCGTGAGCTGGGCATGGAGGTGATCATCTCCACCGGCGACCGGGACGCGTTCCAGCTCGCCGGCGAGCACGTGACGATCCTGTATCCGGTGCGCGGCGTCTCCGAGGTCTGGCGGATGACCCCTGACGCCATCGAGAAGAAGTACGGCGTCGGCCCCGACCGCTACCGCGACAAGGCCGCCCTGGTCGGCGAGACCAGCGACAACCTGCCGGGCGTGCCCGGGGTCGGCGACAAGACCGCCGCCAAATGGATCAATCAGTACGGCGGCCTCGACGGCATCGTCGCGCACGTCGACGAGATCAAGGGCAAGGCGGGGGAGAACCTGCGCGCCAACCTCGCCAACGTCCTGCGCAACTACGAGATCAACGCCCTGGTCTGTGACCTGGAACTGCCACTGGGCCCGGCCGACGTGAAGTGGCCGGGCTGGGACCGCGAGGCCGTGCACCAGGTCTTCGACGCCCTGGAGTTCCGGGTGCTGCGCGAGCGGCTGTACTCGTACCTGGAGGCGGTCGAGCCCGAGGCCGAGTCCGGGTTCGACCTGTCCGGCACGGTCCTGCGTACCGGCGAGGTGGCGGGCTGGCTGCGTGAGCACGCCGGGGTGGCGCCGGTGGGCGTCGCCGTCACGGGTCGCTTCGGCCGCGGCACGGGTGCCCTGACCGGGATCGCGGTGGCCACCGGCGACGGCCCCGCGGCCTGGTTCGACCCCACCACCCTGGATGAGAACGACGAACGCGCGGTCGCCGCGTGGCTGGCCGAGCCCAGCCGGCCCAAGGTGATTCACGACGCGAAGCCGGCCCTGCTGGCGATGCGGGCGCACGGCTGGTCGCTGGCCGGGGTGCGGGTCGACACCGCCCTCGCGGCCTACCTGGCCAAACCCGACCAGCGGGCGTACGACCTGACCGACCTGGCACTGCGCTACCTCAAGCGCGAGCTGCGGGTCGACGCACCCGACGACGGCCAGCTCACCCTGGAGGGTCTCGGCGACGACGGCGCGGCCGAGGAGGGCGTGATGCTGCGCGCCCGCGCCACCCTGGATCTGGCCGACGTGCTGACCGAGGAGCTGTCCCGCGACGGCGGCGAGTCCCAGCGCCTGCTCGCCGACGTGGAGCAGCCGCTGGAGGTCGTGCTCGGTGAGATGGAGCACCTCGGCATCGCCGCCGACACCGACTATCTGTCCGAGTTGGAGGCCCACTTCGCCGCCGAGGTGAAGGCCGCCGCCCAGGCCGCGCACGCCGAGGTCGGGCGCGAGTTCAACCTGGGTTCCCCGAAGCAGCTGCAGGAGATCCTGTTCACCGAGCGGAACCTGCCCAAGACCAAGCGCATCAAGTCCGGGTACACCACGGACGCCGACGCGTTGCAGGGCCTGTTCGCGCAGACCGCCGACCCGCTGCTGGCGCACCTGCTGCGCCACCGCGACGTGGCCAAGCTGAAGTCCACGGTGGACGGGCTGCTCAAGTCGGTCTCCGACGACGGCCGCATCCACACGACGTTCAACCAGACCGTGGCGGCCACCGGGCGGCTCTCCTCGACCGACCCGAACCTGCAGAACATCCCCATCCGCACCGAGGAGGGCCGGCGCATCCGCCGCGCGTTCATCGTGGGGGAGGGCTTCGAGCAGCTGATGACCGCGGACTACAGCCAGATCGAGATGCGCATCATGGCGCACCTGTCCGGCGACGACGCGCTCATCGCCGCGTTCAACTCCGGCGCGGACTTCCACGCCGCCACCGCGTCGTCGGTGTTCCACCTGCCGCTGGAGCAGGTCGGCCACGACCACCGGCGCAAGATCAAGGCGATGAACTACGGCCTCGCGTACGGGCTCAGCGCGTACGGGCTGTCCAACCAGCTCACCATCGCGGTCGAGGAGGCCCGTGGGCTGATGGAGGAGTACTTCAGCCGCTTCGGCGGGGTCCGCGACTACCTGCAGGCCGTCGTGCGCCGCGCGGTGCAGGACGGCTACACGGCCACCATCCTCGGCCGCCGCCGCTACCTGCCCGACCTGAGCAGCGACAACCGACAGCGCCGGGAGATGGCCGAGCGGATGGCGCTCAACGCCCCGATCCAGGGTTCGGCCGCCGACATCATCAAGGTGGCGATGCTGCGCGTCGACGAGGCGCTGCGCGAGGCCGGGCTGCGCTCACGGATGCTGCTGCAGGTCCACGACGAACTGGTGTTCGAGGTGGCCCCCGGCGAACGCGACGCACTCGAGGAACTGGTGCGCCGGGAGATGGGCGGGGCCTACCCGCTGTCCGTGCCGCTGGAGGTGTCCGTGGGCGTCGGCCGCGACTGGGACGGCGCCGACCACTGA
- a CDS encoding class I SAM-dependent methyltransferase: MIEPQPTTEAAPAVTRRSVTDAESRAASRRWWDADADDYQAEHGAFLGDTEFVWCPEGLREADARLLGDVSGKRILELGCGAASAARWLAGQGAEVVAMDLSEGMLRHARTASDRTGVPVPLLQADALALPFGDLTFDVVCTAFGAVPFVADSQTVMREVARVLRPGGSWVFSITHPMRWIFLDDPGEAGLMAVQSYFDRRPYVEQDTDGVPGYVEQHRTLGDRVRELVAAGFVLRDLVEPEWPEGHTQVWGQWSPLRGRLFPGTAIFVADLR; encoded by the coding sequence GTGATCGAACCGCAACCCACCACCGAGGCCGCACCGGCCGTCACCCGCCGGTCCGTCACGGACGCCGAGAGTCGCGCCGCCAGCCGCCGATGGTGGGACGCCGACGCAGACGATTACCAGGCCGAGCACGGCGCGTTCCTGGGTGACACCGAATTCGTGTGGTGCCCGGAGGGGCTGCGCGAGGCCGACGCGCGGCTGCTGGGCGACGTGTCCGGCAAGCGGATCCTCGAACTGGGGTGCGGGGCGGCGTCCGCGGCCCGGTGGCTGGCCGGCCAGGGGGCCGAAGTGGTCGCCATGGACCTGTCCGAGGGCATGCTGCGGCACGCCCGGACCGCGTCGGACCGCACCGGTGTACCGGTGCCCCTGCTCCAGGCCGACGCCCTGGCGCTGCCGTTCGGCGACTTGACCTTCGACGTGGTGTGCACCGCCTTCGGGGCCGTCCCGTTCGTCGCCGATTCGCAAACGGTGATGCGGGAGGTCGCCCGGGTGCTGCGCCCCGGCGGCAGCTGGGTGTTCTCCATCACACATCCGATGCGGTGGATCTTCCTCGACGATCCGGGCGAAGCCGGGTTGATGGCGGTCCAGTCCTACTTCGACCGGCGCCCGTACGTGGAACAGGACACCGACGGGGTGCCCGGGTACGTCGAACAGCACCGCACCCTCGGCGACCGCGTCCGCGAACTGGTGGCGGCCGGGTTCGTGTTGCGCGACCTGGTGGAGCCGGAATGGCCGGAGGGTCATACGCAGGTGTGGGGCCAGTGGAGCCCGCTGCGCGGACGGTTGTTCCCCGGCACCGCGATCTTCGTCGCCGACCTGCGCTGA
- the rpsA gene encoding 30S ribosomal protein S1: MTSSIEATSSAPKVTVDDIGSEEAFLAAIDETIKYFNDGDIVEGTVVKVDRDEVLLDIGYKTEGVIPSRELSIKHDVDPAEVVSVGDHIEALVLTKEDKEGRLILSKKRAQYERAWGTIEKIKEDDGVVRGSVIEVVKGGLILDIGLRGFLPASLVEMRRVRDLQPYVGRELEAKIIELDKNRNNVVLSRRAWLEQTQSEVRTEFLNKLQKGQVRKGVVSSIVNFGAFVDLGGVDGLVHVSELSWKHIDHPSEVVEVGQEVEVEVLDVDLDRERVSLSLKATQEDPWRQFARTHAINQIVPGKVTKLVPFGAFVRVDDGIEGLVHISELAERHVELPEQVVQVGSDVMVKVIDIDLERRRISLSLKQANEGFVEGEEHFDPTLYGMAATYDAEGNYIYPEGFDPETGEWLEGFDKQRETWEKQYADARERWEAHTKQVQTSREAEAEAALNPAPSGGGASGPSSATSSSPAPARAAEEPAGTLATDEALAALREKLAGGKS; this comes from the coding sequence ATGACGAGCAGCATCGAGGCCACCTCGAGCGCCCCCAAGGTCACCGTCGACGACATCGGCTCGGAGGAAGCATTCCTCGCGGCCATCGATGAGACCATCAAGTACTTCAACGACGGCGACATTGTCGAAGGCACCGTCGTCAAGGTCGATCGGGACGAGGTCCTGCTCGACATCGGCTACAAGACCGAGGGCGTCATCCCCTCGCGCGAGTTGTCGATCAAGCATGACGTGGACCCCGCGGAAGTGGTGTCGGTCGGAGACCACATCGAAGCCCTCGTCCTCACCAAGGAGGACAAGGAGGGCCGGCTGATCCTCTCGAAGAAGCGGGCGCAGTACGAGCGCGCCTGGGGCACCATCGAGAAGATCAAGGAGGACGACGGCGTCGTGCGCGGCTCCGTCATCGAGGTCGTCAAGGGCGGCCTCATCCTCGACATCGGCCTGCGTGGCTTCCTGCCCGCCTCCCTGGTCGAGATGCGCCGGGTGCGCGACCTGCAGCCGTATGTGGGTCGTGAGCTCGAGGCGAAGATCATCGAGCTGGACAAGAACCGCAACAACGTGGTCCTGTCCCGCCGCGCGTGGCTCGAGCAGACCCAGTCCGAGGTCCGCACCGAGTTCCTCAACAAGCTGCAGAAGGGCCAGGTCCGCAAGGGCGTCGTGTCCTCCATCGTCAACTTCGGCGCCTTCGTCGACCTGGGCGGTGTGGACGGCCTGGTGCACGTCTCCGAGCTCTCCTGGAAGCACATCGACCACCCGTCCGAGGTTGTCGAGGTCGGCCAGGAGGTCGAGGTCGAGGTGCTCGACGTCGACCTGGACCGCGAGCGCGTCTCGCTGTCGCTGAAGGCGACCCAGGAAGACCCGTGGCGCCAGTTCGCCCGGACCCACGCGATCAACCAGATCGTGCCGGGCAAGGTCACCAAGCTGGTTCCGTTCGGTGCGTTCGTCCGCGTCGACGACGGCATCGAGGGCCTGGTGCACATCTCCGAGCTGGCCGAGCGGCACGTCGAGCTGCCCGAGCAGGTCGTCCAGGTGGGCTCCGACGTCATGGTCAAGGTCATCGACATCGACCTGGAGCGGCGCCGGATCTCGCTGTCGCTCAAGCAGGCCAACGAGGGCTTCGTCGAGGGCGAGGAGCACTTCGACCCGACCCTCTACGGCATGGCCGCGACGTACGACGCCGAGGGCAACTACATCTACCCGGAGGGCTTCGACCCGGAGACCGGGGAGTGGCTCGAAGGCTTCGACAAGCAGCGCGAGACGTGGGAGAAGCAGTACGCGGACGCCCGCGAGCGCTGGGAGGCCCACACCAAGCAGGTGCAGACGTCCCGCGAGGCCGAGGCCGAGGCCGCGCTCAACCCGGCGCCCTCGGGCGGCGGCGCGAGCGGTCCGTCGTCGGCCACCTCGAGCTCGCCCGCCCCGGCGCGCGCCGCGGAGGAGCCGGCCGGCACGCTGGCCACCGACGAGGCCCTCGCCGCGCTGCGGGAGAAGCTCGCCGGCGGCAAGAGCTGA
- a CDS encoding ABC transporter ATP-binding protein, protein MDAANARRVDLPIPTGKGGSTPAGAGDPNVLLEVDHVTLRFGGVVALNDVSFSLRKGEIFGLIGPNGAGKTTCFNATTGVYRPTSGTIRFKGEPLVGKKKHEITRAGIARTFQNVRLFPEMTALENVMVGMDAHHKTSVIGALFRLPRHLREERTGRERSMELLRFVGIDKRAGEVSRNLSYGEQRRLEIARALATSPTLLCLDEPAAGFNPAEKEELLQLIRKIRDTGVTVLLIEHDMRLVMGVTDRIVVLEFGKKIAEGTPAEVRDNPAVIAAYLGVPTDAA, encoded by the coding sequence ATGGACGCGGCCAACGCCCGCCGGGTGGATCTGCCGATCCCGACCGGCAAGGGCGGATCCACCCCGGCCGGTGCGGGTGACCCCAACGTCCTGCTGGAGGTCGACCACGTGACGCTGCGTTTCGGCGGCGTGGTGGCCCTCAACGACGTGTCCTTCAGCCTGCGCAAGGGCGAGATCTTCGGCCTGATCGGGCCGAACGGGGCGGGCAAGACCACCTGCTTCAACGCGACGACCGGCGTGTACCGGCCGACGAGCGGGACGATCCGGTTCAAGGGCGAGCCCCTCGTCGGCAAGAAGAAGCACGAGATCACCCGGGCGGGGATTGCCCGTACGTTCCAGAATGTCCGGCTTTTCCCGGAGATGACGGCGCTGGAGAACGTGATGGTGGGTATGGACGCCCACCACAAGACCAGCGTGATCGGGGCGCTGTTCCGCCTGCCCCGGCATCTGCGGGAGGAGCGGACGGGCCGCGAGCGGTCGATGGAGCTGCTGCGCTTCGTCGGCATCGACAAGCGGGCGGGCGAGGTCTCCCGCAACCTGTCGTACGGCGAGCAGCGGCGACTCGAGATCGCCCGGGCGCTGGCGACGAGCCCGACGCTGCTGTGCCTGGACGAGCCGGCGGCGGGCTTCAACCCGGCGGAGAAGGAAGAGCTGCTCCAGCTCATCCGCAAGATCCGTGACACCGGGGTGACCGTGCTGCTCATCGAGCACGACATGCGCCTGGTGATGGGCGTGACCGACCGGATCGTCGTGCTGGAGTTCGGCAAGAAGATCGCCGAGGGGACCCCCGCCGAGGTGCGGGACAACCCGGCGGTCATCGCCGCGTACCTGGGAGTGCCGACCGATGCTGCTTGA
- a CDS encoding amino acid ABC transporter ATP-binding protein, whose translation MTSNGTAEMVRAENVHKSFGHVEVLKGVDLVVKPGEVCCVLGPSGSGKSTFLRCINHLEKINGGRIFVDGELVGYRERRGKLYEMKDREVAAQRRSIGMVFQRFNLFPHMTALENVMEAPIRVKRENRAATRDQALGLLERVGLGEKTGNYPAQLSGGQQQRVAIARALAMRPKLMLFDEPTSALDPELVGEVLDVMKDLARDGMTMVVVTHEIGFAREVGDSLVFMDGGVVVEQGNPRDVIGNPQHERTKAFLSKVL comes from the coding sequence ATGACCAGCAACGGTACGGCCGAGATGGTGCGCGCGGAGAACGTGCACAAGTCGTTCGGGCACGTGGAGGTGCTCAAGGGCGTCGACCTGGTGGTCAAGCCAGGTGAGGTGTGCTGCGTGCTGGGCCCCTCCGGCTCGGGCAAGTCGACGTTCCTGCGCTGCATCAACCACCTGGAGAAGATCAACGGCGGCCGCATCTTCGTCGACGGGGAACTGGTCGGCTACCGCGAACGCCGCGGCAAGCTGTACGAGATGAAGGACCGCGAGGTGGCCGCGCAGCGCCGCTCCATCGGCATGGTGTTCCAGCGGTTCAACCTGTTCCCGCACATGACGGCGCTGGAGAACGTCATGGAGGCCCCGATCCGGGTCAAGCGGGAGAACCGGGCCGCGACCAGGGACCAGGCACTCGGCCTGCTTGAGCGGGTGGGCCTCGGCGAGAAGACCGGCAACTACCCGGCGCAGCTGTCCGGCGGCCAGCAGCAGCGGGTGGCGATCGCCCGGGCGCTGGCCATGCGGCCCAAGCTGATGCTGTTCGACGAGCCCACCAGCGCGCTGGACCCGGAGCTCGTCGGCGAGGTCCTCGACGTGATGAAGGACCTGGCCCGCGACGGCATGACGATGGTCGTGGTCACCCACGAGATCGGCTTCGCCCGCGAGGTCGGCGACTCGCTGGTGTTCATGGACGGCGGTGTCGTGGTCGAGCAGGGCAACCCGCGCGACGTCATCGGCAACCCGCAGCACGAACGTACCAAGGCATTCCTGAGCAAGGTGCTGTAA
- a CDS encoding amino acid ABC transporter permease, with the protein MSDQKQSERARPEAIKAVPVRHPGRWATIAVLAVLTAMFIHMLVTNDNFRWSFIFSSYAEGKRGVMFTGPVLQGLWGTILLTVFAMAIGIVGGIVIAIMRLSDNPILSRVAWVYTWFFRAVPRLVLAILFGNLNILWSRIGFGLPFDKQIGDLFGIDNFNGQFYSIKASDLLAGFVAGMLALGLSEAAYMAEIVRAGIQSIDPGQAEAAVALGLSRGQVLRRVVLPQAMRVIVPPTGNEVIAMVKDTSLVAFVPVTGELFFQLQAVSARTFIVLPVLVAAVIWYLILCSILMVGQFFLERHFSKGYGTASKAKRRLRNIEMEQGGRITVEGGATP; encoded by the coding sequence ATGAGCGATCAGAAGCAGTCCGAACGGGCACGGCCTGAGGCGATCAAGGCCGTGCCCGTGCGGCACCCCGGGCGGTGGGCCACCATCGCGGTACTCGCGGTACTGACCGCGATGTTCATCCACATGCTGGTGACCAACGACAACTTCCGCTGGTCGTTCATCTTCTCCTCGTACGCCGAGGGCAAGCGCGGCGTGATGTTCACCGGCCCGGTCCTGCAGGGCCTGTGGGGCACGATCCTGCTGACCGTCTTCGCGATGGCCATCGGCATCGTGGGGGGCATCGTCATCGCGATCATGCGGTTGTCGGACAACCCGATCCTCAGCCGGGTGGCCTGGGTCTACACGTGGTTCTTCCGCGCGGTGCCCCGGCTGGTGCTGGCGATCCTGTTCGGCAACCTGAACATCCTGTGGAGCCGGATCGGCTTCGGCCTGCCGTTCGACAAGCAGATCGGCGACCTGTTCGGCATCGACAACTTCAACGGGCAGTTCTACAGCATCAAGGCGAGTGACCTGCTGGCCGGATTCGTGGCCGGCATGCTCGCGCTGGGGCTGTCCGAGGCCGCGTACATGGCCGAGATCGTCCGGGCCGGCATCCAGTCGATCGATCCCGGGCAGGCCGAGGCGGCCGTGGCGCTGGGCCTGTCCCGCGGGCAGGTGCTGCGCCGGGTCGTCCTGCCGCAGGCCATGCGGGTGATCGTGCCGCCGACCGGCAACGAGGTCATCGCGATGGTCAAGGACACGTCGCTGGTGGCGTTCGTGCCGGTGACCGGCGAGTTGTTCTTCCAGTTGCAGGCGGTCAGCGCCCGGACGTTCATCGTCCTGCCGGTGCTGGTGGCCGCGGTGATCTGGTATCTGATCCTGTGCAGCATCCTGATGGTCGGGCAGTTCTTCCTGGAACGGCACTTCAGCAAGGGTTACGGCACGGCCAGCAAGGCCAAGCGGCGCCTGCGCAACATCGAGATGGAACAGGGCGGCCGGATCACGGTGGAGGGTGGTGCGACCCCATGA
- a CDS encoding ABC transporter substrate-binding protein, producing the protein MFRTAPGRRAILGLTAAAALTLSMAACGSESDTGSSGKPVPSASADTSLADKVPADIKAAGKLTIGTDSSYAPSEFLDTDGKTVIGFDVDLFNAVGQKLNLKTEWQSATFDSIIPGVKSGKYNVGVSSFTINADRLKEVNMISYFSAGTQWAAKTGATVNPDDVCGKKIAVQTATVQVDDLKARSKKCTDAGKPAIKVEQYQKQSDATNAVVTGKDEAMLADSPVVAYAVKQTNGQLALVGDIYDSAPYGYAVGKDKTEFANLVQQAVAALIADGTYKTILDKWGVSAGAITTPAVNPAS; encoded by the coding sequence ATGTTCCGCACCGCCCCTGGTCGGCGCGCGATCCTCGGCCTCACTGCCGCGGCCGCCCTGACTCTCTCCATGGCCGCCTGTGGTTCCGAGTCCGACACCGGATCCTCCGGCAAGCCCGTGCCCTCGGCCTCTGCTGACACGTCGCTGGCGGACAAGGTCCCCGCCGACATCAAGGCGGCCGGCAAGCTGACCATCGGTACGGACTCGTCGTACGCGCCGAGCGAGTTCCTGGACACCGACGGCAAGACGGTCATCGGCTTCGACGTCGACCTGTTCAACGCGGTCGGCCAGAAGCTCAACCTCAAGACGGAGTGGCAGTCCGCGACGTTCGACAGCATCATCCCGGGCGTCAAGAGCGGCAAGTACAACGTCGGCGTCTCGTCCTTCACGATCAACGCGGACCGGCTCAAGGAGGTCAACATGATCTCCTACTTCTCGGCGGGCACCCAGTGGGCGGCCAAGACCGGCGCGACCGTCAACCCGGACGACGTCTGCGGCAAGAAGATCGCGGTGCAGACCGCGACCGTGCAGGTCGACGACCTGAAGGCGCGCTCGAAGAAGTGCACCGACGCGGGCAAGCCGGCGATCAAGGTCGAGCAGTACCAGAAGCAGTCCGACGCCACCAACGCCGTGGTGACGGGCAAGGACGAGGCCATGCTGGCCGACTCCCCGGTCGTCGCGTACGCGGTGAAGCAGACCAACGGCCAGTTGGCCCTGGTCGGCGACATCTACGACTCCGCCCCGTACGGCTACGCGGTGGGCAAGGACAAGACCGAGTTCGCCAACCTCGTCCAGCAGGCGGTCGCGGCACTGATCGCGGACGGCACGTACAAGACGATCCTGGACAAGTGGGGCGTCAGCGCGGGTGCGATCACCACGCCGGCGGTCAACCCGGCGTCCTGA